The Herpetosiphonaceae bacterium genome window below encodes:
- a CDS encoding fibronectin type III domain-containing protein: protein MLPSKRLTLIVATAVLFVISAVTAGSSAYASQSGSVPLSMAAANPERAPYNLASRALSNTSIRVSWTNSSYIDGFRLYRWNGSSWQVIRERFTNTWYDDKNLTPGTTYHYTVCSYYGSNTVCADGYTSAATTSAAPAAPNALWATPRSSSSIRFGWNQPCWNQPCVAINSFRVFRQRAGTSTVEYLTTVAGNVRTWDDTGLSPSTEYYYTVCADNESGSVCAASWTRGKTY from the coding sequence GTGCTGCCCTCCAAACGCTTGACGCTGATCGTCGCCACCGCAGTTCTGTTCGTCATCAGCGCCGTCACGGCGGGATCGTCCGCCTATGCCTCTCAATCAGGGTCGGTGCCGCTGTCGATGGCGGCGGCTAACCCGGAGCGAGCGCCCTATAATCTTGCGTCTCGCGCGCTCTCCAATACCTCGATTCGCGTCTCGTGGACCAACTCGTCCTACATCGACGGCTTCCGCCTGTATCGGTGGAATGGCTCGTCCTGGCAGGTGATCCGCGAGCGCTTCACAAACACGTGGTACGACGACAAAAACCTCACGCCGGGCACGACCTACCACTATACCGTGTGCTCGTACTACGGCTCGAACACCGTCTGCGCCGATGGCTACACCTCCGCCGCCACCACGTCCGCCGCGCCTGCCGCGCCGAATGCGCTATGGGCAACGCCGCGCTCTAGCTCATCGATCCGCTTTGGCTGGAACCAGCCCTGCTGGAATCAGCCGTGCGTTGCCATCAATAGCTTTCGGGTGTTTCGGCAGCGGGCAGGAACCAGCACCGTCGAGTATCTCACAACAGTTGCGGGCAACGTGCGCACCTGGGATGATACCGGCTTATCGCCCAGCACCGAGTACTACTACACGGTCTGCGCCGATAATGAGTCGGGCAGTGTCTGCGCGGCAAGCTGGACACGCGGCAAGACCTACTGA